Proteins encoded together in one Pseudomonadota bacterium window:
- a CDS encoding nucleoside monophosphate kinase — MPLAMTSDRTPPLPATSCRPLILAGPPGSGKTTHGTALAQALTLPEISMGNLLRDEVRAGTALGVQIAAVLAHGDLVAIDVVEQVLEKRLRAPDAALGFVLDGVPRRLDDAHLLERLCDKMGLPPVPMLLLAVPDAEIVGRVANRRVCDNQHIVDLVVHPPAQAGRCDVDGLPLQRRADDEPSVVAHRLAVYHQETEPVIAWYASRGLLRRIDGVGAVDEVSRRVIEAARELWPHA; from the coding sequence GTGCCTCTCGCCATGACGAGCGACCGCACGCCGCCGCTCCCCGCCACGTCCTGCAGGCCACTGATACTGGCGGGGCCGCCAGGGTCCGGCAAGACGACCCATGGAACGGCCCTCGCACAGGCCCTGACCCTGCCCGAGATCTCCATGGGGAACCTGCTGCGCGACGAGGTGCGGGCCGGAACGGCCCTGGGGGTGCAGATTGCGGCCGTGCTCGCGCACGGTGATCTTGTGGCCATCGACGTGGTCGAGCAGGTGCTCGAGAAGCGCCTTCGTGCGCCCGACGCGGCCTTGGGCTTCGTGCTCGACGGCGTGCCCCGTCGTCTCGATGACGCCCATCTGCTTGAGCGTCTCTGCGACAAGATGGGGCTGCCTCCCGTTCCCATGCTGCTGCTCGCGGTTCCGGACGCCGAGATCGTGGGTCGCGTGGCGAATCGGCGGGTCTGCGACAACCAGCACATCGTTGATCTGGTTGTGCACCCTCCGGCACAGGCCGGGCGGTGCGATGTCGATGGGCTCCCGCTGCAACGGCGCGCCGATGACGAGCCCTCGGTGGTGGCGCATCGCCTGGCCGTCTACCATCAAGAGACCGAGCCCGTCATCGCCTGGTACGCCTCTCGGGGGCTGCTTCGCCGCATCGACGGAGTCGGCGCGGTCGACGAGGTGAGCCGTCGCGTCATCGAGGCCGCGCGGGAGCTCTGGCCCCATGCCTGA
- a CDS encoding Crp/Fnr family transcriptional regulator produces MPDAGDPGLRALEKAGVERFLEAGAILWQAGDAGISAAYLLEGVLEVIGESEDGELLVLRRVDSGTLLGEMSALEGTTHSATVRAVAPSRVRIISAGALQQLVAAHPALALTLLRAQSERVRALSGQVSVLAFESVVRRVARHLLARAEAGELRLGVTHQEIGERVAATRESVTKALGALVRCGAVRLRRGEVEICDIDVLREAVG; encoded by the coding sequence ATGCCTGACGCGGGTGATCCCGGCTTGCGCGCTCTTGAGAAGGCGGGCGTCGAACGCTTCCTGGAGGCGGGTGCCATCTTGTGGCAGGCGGGCGATGCCGGAATCTCGGCGGCGTATCTCCTCGAGGGCGTGCTCGAGGTGATCGGCGAGAGCGAAGACGGAGAGCTGCTCGTGCTGCGACGCGTCGACTCGGGTACGCTGCTCGGCGAGATGTCAGCCCTCGAGGGCACGACGCACTCCGCCACGGTTCGGGCCGTTGCCCCGAGCCGCGTCCGCATCATCTCGGCCGGGGCGCTCCAGCAGCTGGTGGCCGCGCATCCGGCACTTGCGCTGACGCTGCTGCGCGCCCAGTCGGAACGGGTTCGGGCGCTCAGTGGGCAGGTATCCGTTCTGGCCTTCGAGAGCGTGGTGAGACGGGTGGCGCGTCATCTTCTCGCGCGCGCAGAAGCGGGCGAGCTGCGGCTGGGCGTCACGCACCAGGAGATAGGCGAGCGGGTGGCCGCAACACGCGAGAGCGTGACCAAGGCCCTCGGCGCGCTCGTGAGATGTGGAGCGGTGCGCCTGCGTCGCGGTGAGGTGGAGATCT